A portion of the Lolium rigidum isolate FL_2022 chromosome 1, APGP_CSIRO_Lrig_0.1, whole genome shotgun sequence genome contains these proteins:
- the LOC124676739 gene encoding ervatamin-B-like isoform X1, with product MARRALLLVITMATAALVLLLAVAPAPAIAMDFSDKDLASEDSLWALYERWRAEHTVSRNLGEKASRFDVFKKNVRLIHEFNLGDEPYKLRLNRFGDMTADEFSRVYASSRAFHGDRRSDSFMHGSAAASSLPSSVDWRKKGAVTGVKDQGQCGSCWAFSTVAAIEGINAIRTKKLISLSEQQLVDCTASNWGCSGGWMDTAFQYISSGCGIASEAAYPYTAQQAPTCNTCVPRVVKIDGYQDVPANNETALQVAVAAQPVSVVVDASGFQFYSEGVFAGECGTSTNHAVTAVGYGTTVDGTQYWILKNSWGVGWGEKGYIRIKRNVEDNRGLCGIAQVASYPVKTSPNNKQGDVLRDEL from the exons ATGGCGCGGAGAGCGCTCCTGCTCGTGATCACCATGGCCACCGCCGCGCTTGTCTTACTGCTGGCCGTGGCTCCAGCGCCAGCGATCGCCATGGATTTCAGCGACAAGGACCTGGCGTCAGAGGATTCCCTGTGGGCCTTGTACGAACGCTGGCGCGCGGAGCACACGGTATCTCGTAATCTCGGCGAGAAGGCCAGCCGCTTCGATGTGTTTAAGAAGAACGTTCGGCTCATCCACGAGTTCAACCTCGGCGACGAGCCCTACAAGCTCCGTCTCAACCGCTTCGGTGACATGACCGCCGACGAGTTCAGCCGTGTCTATGCCTCCTCCCGCGCCTTCCACGGCGACCGGAGGAGCGACAGCTTCATGCACGGCAGTGCTGCCGCCTCCAGCCTCCCCTCGTCGGTGGACTGGAGGAAGAAGGGCGCGGTGACGGGCGTCAAGGACCAGGGGCAATGCGGCAGCTGCTGGGCGTTCTCCACGGTCGCGGCCATCGAGGGCATCAACGCGATCCGCACCAAGAAGCTGATATCTCTatcggagcagcagctcgtggactGCACCGCGTCCAACTGGGGCTGCAGCGGCGGCTGGATGGACACCGCATTCCAGTACA TCTCCAGTGGCTGCGGAATCGCCTCCGAGGCCGCGTACCCCTACACTGCCCAGCAGGCGCCCACCTGCAATACGTGTGTCCCCCGCGTGGTCAAGATCGACGGCTACCAGGACGTGCCGGCCAACAACGAGACGGCGCTgcaggtggcggtggcggcgcagccTGTGTCGGTGGTTGTCGACGCGAGCGGGTTCCAGTTTTATTCTGAAGGGGTGTTCGCCGGAGAGTGCGGGACTTCGACCAACCACGCCGTGACGGCGGTGGGGTACGGCACCACCGTGGACGGCACCCAGTACTGGATCCTCAAGAACTCATGGGGCGTAGGGTGGGGCGAGAAAGGATACATCCGCATAAAGCGCAACGTGGAAGACAATCGGGGACTTTGCGGCATCGCCCAGGTGGCATCCTACCCTGTCAAGACATCGCCCAACAACAAACAGGGGGACGTCCTCCGCGATGAGCTCTGA
- the LOC124676739 gene encoding ervatamin-B-like isoform X2, whose protein sequence is MARRALLLVITMATAALVLLLAVAPAPAIAMDFSDKDLASEDSLWALYERWRAEHTVSRNLGEKASRFDVFKKNVRLIHEFNLGDEPYKLRLNRFGDMTADEFSRVYASSRAFHGDRRSDSFMHGSAAASSLPSSVDWRKKGAVTGVKDQGQCGSCWAFSTVAAIEGINAIRTKKLISLSEQQLVDCTASNWGCSGGWMDTAFQYIASGGIASEAAYPYTAQQAPTCNTCVPRVVKIDGYQDVPANNETALQVAVAAQPVSVVVDASGFQFYSEGVFAGECGTSTNHAVTAVGYGTTVDGTQYWILKNSWGVGWGEKGYIRIKRNVEDNRGLCGIAQVASYPVKTSPNNKQGDVLRDEL, encoded by the exons ATGGCGCGGAGAGCGCTCCTGCTCGTGATCACCATGGCCACCGCCGCGCTTGTCTTACTGCTGGCCGTGGCTCCAGCGCCAGCGATCGCCATGGATTTCAGCGACAAGGACCTGGCGTCAGAGGATTCCCTGTGGGCCTTGTACGAACGCTGGCGCGCGGAGCACACGGTATCTCGTAATCTCGGCGAGAAGGCCAGCCGCTTCGATGTGTTTAAGAAGAACGTTCGGCTCATCCACGAGTTCAACCTCGGCGACGAGCCCTACAAGCTCCGTCTCAACCGCTTCGGTGACATGACCGCCGACGAGTTCAGCCGTGTCTATGCCTCCTCCCGCGCCTTCCACGGCGACCGGAGGAGCGACAGCTTCATGCACGGCAGTGCTGCCGCCTCCAGCCTCCCCTCGTCGGTGGACTGGAGGAAGAAGGGCGCGGTGACGGGCGTCAAGGACCAGGGGCAATGCGGCAGCTGCTGGGCGTTCTCCACGGTCGCGGCCATCGAGGGCATCAACGCGATCCGCACCAAGAAGCTGATATCTCTatcggagcagcagctcgtggactGCACCGCGTCCAACTGGGGCTGCAGCGGCGGCTGGATGGACACCGCATTCCAGTACATCGCCAGTG GCGGAATCGCCTCCGAGGCCGCGTACCCCTACACTGCCCAGCAGGCGCCCACCTGCAATACGTGTGTCCCCCGCGTGGTCAAGATCGACGGCTACCAGGACGTGCCGGCCAACAACGAGACGGCGCTgcaggtggcggtggcggcgcagccTGTGTCGGTGGTTGTCGACGCGAGCGGGTTCCAGTTTTATTCTGAAGGGGTGTTCGCCGGAGAGTGCGGGACTTCGACCAACCACGCCGTGACGGCGGTGGGGTACGGCACCACCGTGGACGGCACCCAGTACTGGATCCTCAAGAACTCATGGGGCGTAGGGTGGGGCGAGAAAGGATACATCCGCATAAAGCGCAACGTGGAAGACAATCGGGGACTTTGCGGCATCGCCCAGGTGGCATCCTACCCTGTCAAGACATCGCCCAACAACAAACAGGGGGACGTCCTCCGCGATGAGCTCTGA
- the LOC124687101 gene encoding formate dehydrogenase, mitochondrial: MAMWRAAARQLVDRALGSRAAHTSAGSKKIVGVFYKAGEHADKNPNFVGCVEGALGIRNWLESKGHHYIVTDDKEGPNSELEKHIEDMHVLITTPFHPAYVSAERIKKAKNLELLLTAGIGSDHIDLPAAAAAGLTVAEVTGSNTVSVAEDELMRILILVRNFLPGYQQVVQGEWDVAGIAHRAYDLEGKTVGTVGAGRIGRLLLQRLKPFNCNLLYHDRLQINPELEKEIGAKFEEDLDAMLPKCDVIVINTPLTEKTRGMFNKEKIAKMKKGVIVVNNARGGIMDAQAVADACSSGHIAGYGGDVWFPQPAPKDHPWRYMPNHAMTPHISGTTIDAQLRYAAGVKDMLDRYFKGEDFPAENYIVKEGELASQYK, encoded by the exons ATGGCGATGTGGAGGGCCGCCGCCAGGCAGCTCGTCGACAGGGCGCTCGGATCCAGGGCCGCGCAC ACGTCAGCGGGCAGCAAGAAGATCGTGGgtgtcttctacaaggccggcgagCACGCCGACAAGAACCCCAACTTCGTCGGCTGCGTCGAGGGCGCCCTCGGCATTCGCAACTGGCTTGAATCCAAGGGGCATCACTacattgtcaccgacgacaaggaGGGGCCCAACAGCG AACTGGAGAAGCACATCGAAGACATGCACGTCCTGATAACCACCCCGTTCCACCCAGCCTATGTTTCTGCAGAGAGGATCAAGAAGGCAAAGAACCTTGAGCTGCTTCTCACAGCTGGAATTGGCTCAGACCATATCGATttgccggctgctgctgctgcgggctTGACTGTTGCAGAAGTCACTGGAAGTAACACCGTCTCTGTGGCAGAAGATGAGCTCATGCGCATCTTGATTCTGGTCAGGAACTTCTTGCCTGGCTATCAACAGGTCGTTCAAGGTGAATGGGATGTTGCAGGCATTGCCCATAGAGCTTATGATCTTGAGGGGAAGACTGTTGGAACTGTCGGGGCTGGTCGTATCGGCAGGCTCTTACTTCAGCGTCTGAAGCCCTTCAACTGCAATCTGCTCTACCATGACAGGCTTCAGATTAACCCAGAGCTTGAAAAGGAAATTGGGGCGAAATTTGAAGAGGACCTCGATGCTATGCTTCCAAAGTGTGATGTCATTGTGATCAACACACCTCTTACCGAGAAAACAAG AGGCATGTTCAATAAAGAAAAGATTGCAAAGATGAAGAAAGGTGTAATCGTCGTGAATAATGCTCGTGGAGGAATCATGGACGCCCAGGCAGTAGCTGATGCTTGTTCCAGCGGTCACATTGCTG GATATGGAGGCGATGTCTGGTTCCCCCAACCTGCACCGAAGGATCACCCATGGCGCTACATGCCTAATCACGCAATGACCCCTCACATCTCTGGGACTACCATTGATGCACAG CTGAGGTACGCCGCGGGGGTGAAGGACATGTTGGACAGGTACTTCAAGGGCGAGGACTTCCCGGCAGAGAACTACATCGTCAAGGAAGGCGAGCTCGCCAGCCAGTACAAGTAG